A section of the Pseudomonas sp. Q1-7 genome encodes:
- a CDS encoding MerR family DNA-binding protein: MADVGVETVRYYQRQGLLEQPIKALGGQRRYAPDHVKRLLFIKRAQALGFTLAEIRGLLQLADGSCCPEVRSLAVRKVQFIEAKLAVLTAMHQALNELIHECDANTSDTRCPIIDLLDQD, translated from the coding sequence ATGGCAGATGTTGGGGTTGAAACAGTCCGCTACTACCAGCGTCAGGGCCTCTTGGAACAACCAATCAAAGCGCTGGGTGGTCAGCGGCGCTATGCGCCAGACCATGTCAAACGGCTGCTCTTCATCAAGCGAGCCCAGGCACTGGGGTTCACCCTGGCAGAAATCAGGGGGCTCCTCCAGTTGGCCGACGGTAGCTGTTGTCCGGAGGTTCGGTCCCTGGCTGTTCGCAAGGTACAGTTCATCGAAGCGAAACTGGCCGTCCTGACAGCGATGCATCAAGCCCTGAATGAGCTGATTCACGAGTGTGATGCAAATACCAGTGATACGCGCTGCCCGATCATCGATCTGCTGGACCAGGATTGA
- a CDS encoding IS1182 family transposase: MMGRLPGGQARLFYSFNLEEHVPPQHLLRSIDQCLDLSDLRAHLADFYSPIGRPSIDPELMVRMLVVGYCYGIRSERRLCEEVHLNLAYRWFCRLGLEDEVPNHSTFSKNRHGRFRDSGLFRWLFNEVLRRCMAAGLVKGEGFAVDASIIKADASRQRGVAGDEVDWRDPALSTRAVREYLEALDEEVLAEALPKKISLTDPQARWTAAPGGPAYFAYATNYLIDTQHGVILNVEATPAHRTVEVESTRTMVERVEAQFDLTPERLIGDTAYGTAPMLAWMVEEKDIEPHVPVWDKTECKDDSLSSNDFHWNQEANEYRCPTGKPLRSEWRAFTQQRTRVTKANTIIYRSSQADCATCPLKAKCCPSTPNRKIVRSIHEAARDVARRIAKTPEYLVSRCVRKKVGMLFAHLKRIMKLDRLRLRGLTGAADEFTLAATVQNLRRMAKLMPHGPPITG, from the coding sequence ATGATGGGACGGTTACCGGGAGGACAGGCACGCCTGTTCTACTCGTTCAATCTGGAAGAGCACGTCCCGCCCCAACACCTCCTGCGCAGCATCGATCAGTGCCTGGATCTCAGCGACCTACGTGCTCACTTGGCCGACTTCTACAGCCCCATCGGACGCCCCTCGATTGATCCGGAGTTGATGGTGCGCATGCTGGTCGTTGGCTACTGCTACGGCATCCGTTCCGAGCGACGGTTGTGCGAAGAGGTGCATCTGAACCTGGCCTACCGCTGGTTCTGCCGGCTGGGTCTGGAGGACGAAGTACCCAATCACTCGACCTTCTCGAAGAATCGCCACGGCCGCTTCCGTGACAGCGGCCTGTTCCGCTGGTTGTTCAATGAAGTGCTGCGGCGCTGCATGGCGGCCGGCCTGGTCAAGGGTGAAGGCTTCGCCGTCGACGCCAGCATCATCAAGGCGGATGCCAGCCGGCAACGTGGGGTGGCGGGAGATGAGGTGGACTGGCGTGATCCGGCGCTCAGTACCCGCGCCGTGCGCGAGTACCTCGAAGCCCTCGATGAGGAAGTGCTGGCCGAAGCTCTGCCCAAGAAAATTTCGCTCACCGATCCGCAGGCGAGGTGGACCGCCGCGCCAGGTGGCCCGGCTTACTTTGCCTACGCTACCAACTACCTGATCGACACCCAGCACGGCGTGATCCTGAATGTGGAAGCCACCCCGGCGCATCGGACCGTCGAAGTCGAGTCGACCAGGACGATGGTGGAGCGCGTCGAAGCGCAGTTCGACCTCACACCGGAACGCCTGATCGGCGATACCGCCTATGGCACGGCCCCGATGCTGGCCTGGATGGTCGAGGAGAAGGACATCGAGCCGCATGTGCCGGTGTGGGACAAGACCGAGTGCAAGGACGACAGCCTCTCCAGCAACGACTTTCACTGGAATCAGGAGGCCAATGAATACCGTTGCCCAACCGGCAAACCACTACGCAGTGAATGGCGCGCCTTCACCCAACAGAGAACACGGGTGACCAAGGCCAACACCATCATCTACCGCTCCAGCCAAGCCGACTGCGCCACCTGCCCACTGAAAGCGAAGTGCTGTCCCAGCACGCCGAACCGCAAGATCGTTCGCAGCATCCATGAAGCTGCCCGCGACGTAGCGCGACGCATCGCCAAGACACCGGAATACCTCGTCTCTCGTTGCGTACGGAAGAAGGTGGGGATGCTTTTCGCCCACCTCAAACGCATCATGAAACTCGACCGTTTACGACTGCGTGGCCTGACAGGTGCTGCTGACGAATTCACCTTGGCCGCGACGGTGCAAAACCTGCGACGCATGGCCAAGCTCATGCCTCACGGGCCACCGATCACGGGATAG
- a CDS encoding aconitate hydratase, with translation MPKNVTQKLIASHLLEGTMREGELIALKIDQALTQDATGTMVMLELEAMGLERTKTEVSVQYVDHNLLQTDFKNADDHLFLQSACRRFGIWFSRPGNGVSHPVHMEHFGRPGRTLLGSDSHTCAAGSMGMLAIGAGGLEVAMAIAGEPFYVKMPRIVGVHLSGRLPDWVSAKDIILEMLRRYDVSGGVGKIFEYHGDGLECLGAMDRHVIANMGAELGATTSVFPSDSAVKAFLTSRGREADWSELLADPDAAYDEEVEIDLTSLEPLIACPSSPGNVVPVSEVAGKPVHQCVVGSSANPGLRDFAMVAMMLEQHGVHEDVSLDVNPTSRQILENLSALGYLGTLIHRGARIHQAGCGGCIGMGEAPATESISLRTMPRNFPGRSGTREDKVYLCSPETAAASAITGVISDPRTLSFPYPRFKEPEHYILNTESLTPPAEDGRLVALIKGPNIASLPEFDPLPDSLSGPVLIKTGDNVSTDEIMPAGAKVLPLRSNIPEISRFTFYQLDSNYYDRAINLKGSASFIVGGDNYGQGSSREHAALAPRYLGVRAVLAKGFARIHWQNLCNFGIVPLTFEKDADYELIQSGDQLSFPSIREEIQQGELVSVVNTTRGSTLTLRHAMTARQVHMILLGSIINMHSNSDNA, from the coding sequence ATGCCGAAGAACGTCACCCAGAAGCTGATCGCATCGCATCTGCTCGAGGGCACGATGCGCGAGGGCGAGTTGATCGCATTGAAGATCGATCAGGCTCTCACCCAGGACGCCACCGGCACCATGGTGATGCTCGAACTTGAGGCAATGGGCCTTGAGCGCACCAAGACAGAAGTTTCGGTGCAGTACGTCGACCACAACCTACTGCAGACCGACTTCAAGAATGCCGACGACCATCTGTTCCTGCAGAGCGCCTGCCGACGCTTCGGCATTTGGTTCAGCCGGCCGGGCAACGGCGTGAGCCACCCAGTGCATATGGAGCACTTCGGCCGTCCGGGACGCACCCTGCTCGGATCGGACAGCCACACCTGCGCGGCCGGCTCGATGGGCATGTTGGCCATTGGCGCCGGCGGGTTGGAAGTGGCGATGGCCATCGCCGGCGAACCCTTCTATGTAAAGATGCCGCGTATCGTCGGTGTCCACCTGAGTGGGCGCCTGCCTGACTGGGTCAGTGCCAAGGACATCATTCTGGAAATGCTGCGTCGCTACGACGTCAGCGGCGGTGTGGGCAAGATCTTCGAATACCACGGCGACGGTTTGGAGTGTCTGGGCGCCATGGACCGTCATGTCATCGCCAACATGGGGGCGGAGCTCGGAGCGACAACCAGCGTGTTTCCTTCCGACAGTGCGGTGAAGGCGTTTCTCACCTCCCGTGGCCGCGAAGCGGACTGGAGCGAGCTGCTCGCCGACCCAGACGCCGCCTATGATGAGGAAGTGGAGATCGATCTCACCAGCCTGGAGCCACTGATCGCCTGCCCCTCCAGTCCTGGTAACGTGGTACCGGTCAGCGAGGTAGCCGGCAAGCCGGTGCATCAATGCGTGGTCGGTTCTTCGGCCAACCCAGGCCTGCGCGACTTCGCCATGGTAGCGATGATGCTCGAACAGCATGGTGTGCACGAGGACGTCTCACTCGACGTCAACCCGACCTCGCGGCAAATCCTCGAGAACCTATCCGCGCTGGGCTATCTGGGTACCCTTATCCATCGCGGCGCACGCATCCACCAGGCCGGCTGCGGTGGCTGTATCGGCATGGGCGAGGCTCCAGCCACTGAGAGCATCAGCTTGCGCACCATGCCGCGCAATTTTCCCGGACGCTCGGGCACGCGAGAAGACAAGGTCTACCTGTGCAGCCCCGAAACCGCTGCCGCCTCGGCCATCACCGGGGTGATCAGCGACCCACGCACCCTCAGCTTCCCCTACCCACGTTTCAAGGAGCCCGAGCACTACATCCTCAATACCGAATCACTCACACCGCCTGCCGAAGATGGCAGGCTGGTCGCCCTGATCAAGGGCCCTAACATCGCCTCCTTGCCCGAATTCGACCCGCTGCCGGACAGCCTATCCGGTCCGGTGCTGATCAAGACCGGCGACAACGTCTCCACCGACGAAATCATGCCGGCGGGCGCCAAGGTACTGCCGCTGCGCAGCAATATTCCGGAGATTTCCCGGTTCACCTTCTACCAGCTCGACTCGAACTACTACGACCGGGCTATAAATCTGAAAGGCAGCGCGTCCTTCATCGTCGGTGGCGACAACTATGGCCAAGGCTCGAGTCGCGAACACGCCGCCCTCGCACCTCGCTATCTCGGCGTGCGCGCCGTGCTGGCCAAGGGCTTCGCGCGTATCCACTGGCAGAACCTGTGCAACTTCGGCATCGTGCCACTGACCTTCGAAAAGGATGCCGACTATGAGCTTATCCAGTCCGGCGATCAGCTCAGCTTTCCGAGCATCCGGGAGGAGATTCAGCAAGGGGAGCTCGTCTCGGTGGTTAACACTACCCGCGGGAGCACCCTCACCTTGCGCCATGCCATGACAGCGAGGCAGGTACACATGATTCTGTTAGGGAGCATCATCAATATGCACAGCAATTCGGATAATGCATGA
- a CDS encoding type II toxin-antitoxin system HigB family toxin — translation MHIITQKRIWEAKEKWPHAATALDAWYRLMSKLEPRDFADMKQTFPSVDKVADKHVFDIGGNKLRLIAVVDYQFKKVFIRAVLDHKEYDRNQWK, via the coding sequence ATGCACATCATCACGCAGAAACGCATCTGGGAAGCCAAGGAAAAGTGGCCGCATGCAGCCACCGCCCTGGACGCTTGGTACCGCCTGATGAGCAAGCTGGAGCCGAGGGACTTTGCCGACATGAAGCAGACCTTCCCCAGCGTGGACAAAGTGGCGGACAAGCATGTGTTCGACATCGGTGGCAACAAGCTGCGACTCATTGCTGTCGTGGATTACCAGTTCAAGAAGGTCTTCATCCGTGCCGTGCTCGATCACAAAGAGTACGACCGCAACCAATGGAAATGA